Proteins encoded together in one bacterium window:
- a CDS encoding FAD-dependent oxidoreductase has protein sequence MKRPVKIIIVGGNAAGPAAAAKAKRFNPNAEVILYEGSEFISTGTCEMPYVLSGEIENIDKIIFFNPATFQREKNVKVFVKHFVEEIDIRKKNVIVRDLIENKIFEQDYNRLILCTGSRAKTIPGFDLNLKNVFTFKNINDLLRINNYLKDNEVKNSVVVGSGYIGLEAADALTKRGIKVSIFEKEKLPMPNADPEFSDEILEILKQNRVDFIGGINDLEPVVKADKLISVRNGKKFIEIDMLILSVGFEPDSYLAQSTKLELGKSGAIKVDQYLKTSDRFIYASGDNIEVINAVTGKLDYIPLATNAYNLGHIAGENAAGGNVKYEPVIKNITVKIFNKYFAQIGLSSAEAKKSGFTIETVFVKAKNLVDVMPGSDIVTGKIITDEISKRILGASFLGGTEVSGYADLISALIKLKVPASVLPKINYNYTPPLSPFVNILSLLGKKFS, from the coding sequence ATGAAACGTCCTGTAAAAATAATTATCGTTGGAGGAAATGCAGCCGGGCCAGCCGCTGCTGCAAAAGCAAAAAGATTTAACCCGAATGCCGAAGTGATTTTGTATGAGGGAAGTGAATTCATTTCCACAGGCACATGTGAAATGCCTTATGTGCTTTCCGGCGAAATAGAAAATATTGACAAAATTATTTTCTTTAATCCTGCAACATTTCAGAGAGAAAAAAATGTAAAGGTCTTTGTAAAACATTTTGTTGAAGAAATTGATATCAGAAAAAAAAATGTTATCGTTCGAGATCTGATAGAAAATAAAATCTTTGAGCAGGATTATAACAGGCTAATTCTATGTACCGGTTCGCGAGCTAAAACAATTCCGGGATTTGATCTTAACCTGAAAAATGTTTTCACTTTTAAAAATATTAACGACCTCTTACGGATAAACAATTATCTGAAAGACAATGAAGTTAAGAACTCTGTTGTTGTTGGTTCCGGTTATATTGGCCTGGAGGCCGCAGATGCTCTGACTAAACGCGGTATTAAAGTATCGATATTTGAAAAGGAAAAGCTACCAATGCCTAATGCTGATCCGGAATTTTCAGATGAAATTCTGGAAATATTGAAGCAGAACAGAGTAGATTTCATTGGTGGAATAAATGATTTAGAACCTGTAGTCAAAGCAGATAAATTAATTTCAGTTCGAAATGGAAAGAAATTTATTGAAATAGATATGCTGATACTTTCAGTTGGATTTGAACCAGATAGTTATCTCGCTCAATCAACAAAGTTGGAATTAGGAAAATCAGGCGCAATAAAAGTTGATCAATATTTGAAAACTTCAGATAGGTTTATCTATGCATCTGGTGATAACATTGAAGTGATAAATGCAGTCACAGGAAAACTGGATTATATCCCACTTGCTACTAATGCATATAACTTAGGACATATTGCTGGTGAGAATGCCGCCGGAGGAAATGTTAAGTATGAACCTGTTATTAAAAATATAACTGTAAAAATTTTCAACAAATATTTTGCACAGATAGGACTTTCTTCTGCAGAAGCAAAGAAATCCGGATTCACAATTGAAACGGTATTTGTTAAAGCAAAAAATCTTGTTGATGTTATGCCCGGAAGCGATATCGTGACTGGAAAGATAATAACAGATGAAATAAGTAAACGAATTTTGGGTGCATCATTTCTCGGTGGGACAGAAGTTTCCGGATATGCTGATCTCATATCAGCGTTAATCAAATTAAAAGTTCCGGCATCAGTACTTCCAAAGATTAATTACAATTACACTCCACCGCTTTCTCCGTTTGTAAATATTCTAAGTTTGCTTGGTAAAAAATTTTCTTAA
- a CDS encoding T9SS type A sorting domain-containing protein, with product MQYFVDHQNGEVYADRTRYGGFAWNEAKGNSGKSGYHSIETGYYTYLYGKLLFTEESAKLHYNFYPLPTDREINLTPIAIRDEGLVISQVLLDGQSYSNYNNITRVLNLPAGTGGHFEVTFEPIIVNLAQEDFAPHGFELMQNYPNPFNPTTSLQFTIGSQQFVTLKVYDLLGREIATLVNEEKPAGKYEIEFDSHSGLSGIRELPSGIYFYRLQAGNYIETKKMILLK from the coding sequence ATGCAGTATTTTGTCGATCATCAGAATGGCGAGGTATACGCAGACAGGACACGTTACGGAGGATTTGCATGGAATGAAGCGAAAGGAAATTCAGGAAAGTCCGGATATCATTCAATCGAGACAGGATATTACACTTACCTGTATGGAAAACTTTTATTTACTGAAGAGTCCGCAAAGCTTCATTATAATTTTTATCCTCTTCCAACAGATCGGGAAATCAATCTTACACCAATTGCAATCCGTGATGAAGGATTGGTCATCTCTCAGGTTTTGCTCGATGGTCAGAGTTATTCCAATTATAATAACATAACCCGCGTATTGAATTTACCGGCAGGAACAGGCGGGCATTTCGAAGTCACATTTGAACCAATAATTGTAAATCTAGCTCAAGAGGATTTCGCTCCGCATGGTTTCGAGTTAATGCAGAACTATCCGAATCCGTTTAATCCAACCACCAGTCTGCAGTTTACAATTGGCAGTCAGCAATTCGTAACACTAAAAGTATATGATTTATTGGGAAGAGAAATTGCAACACTTGTTAATGAAGAAAAACCAGCAGGAAAATATGAAATTGAATTCGATAGTCATTCCGGCTTGTCCGGAATCAGGGAATTACCAAGCGGAATTTATTTCTATCGCTTGCAAGCTGGGAACTATATTGAAACAAAGAAAATGATACTGCTTAAATAA
- a CDS encoding PD40 domain-containing protein, translating into MKKLLSALTILLLSGKLFAQFTEFHPELDWFTIKGKHVEVHYHNGAERTAKVVAKIADEVWDPICSLYDYEPDKVHYVIKDLDDYSNGATYFFDNKIEIWTSALDFDLRGTHNWLRNVISHEFTHLVQIQAAMKLSRSVPAVFLQLLNYQEERRPDILYGYPNYVISYPIASVNVPAWFAEGTAQYMRQEFDYDNWDAHRDMILRSYVLDGNMLTWNEMGVFGKTSLGNESVYNSGFALTRYIAQQYGEDKLREITEKLGKLGNFTIDAAFEDVLRKDGNEIYNEWKSFLEKDYSERVEKIRSNIVEGDKIADKGFGNFYPTFSEDGKKIYYISNKSSDYFSPSSIYEYDLETKTEKTLVTGVRSTYSWIPGTNKILYSKITEDNPNWYNVHDIFIYDVDEDDEIRLTENLRANQPDVSNDGKKIVFLFQKDGTTNLGIIDIDGKNFKALTEFKNGEQVYNPKFSNDDSYIIFDYSYHQTRDIAKVSVDGTGYEFVIQTDKDERNPVFDKNENIIYASDETGIYNIYSFNPVTKEKKQLTNVLGGAFMPDVNENGELTYSGYTSSGYKIFYVNNDEQKDVSTSASYVWRKNPPLDMTKPNGDIEQFDIDSLKNFNDYETPEYTELKYSGAFSTLSFFPYIRFDNYNTENSFWQRIKPGVYVASNDMLNRYSIFAGADINAVWERDLFFIFEYKNKLPLLSLIGLRPELSAELYSVSRKADVDVLFGPDTVNGNVTYDQIIPTEVTYNLLEFDFAARHQIINRYNDLELRFIFSRYTATLASFLIPTDGEPILYPTSDDTYFIGRDFRVSYNFEALKPTRDTDINPVGMSLDLIYDYEWNEFNDEGEYVIEDGLLVPKYNDYNFHRVLFDGSLYSQLWGDHTLTTRLVGGTILGPAVPDFFDFYLGGLIGMKAYPFYSISGNEIAWINLTYRFPLWRNIDYKLSFLYFDKIFLSFHFDYGNAWTGDFTSFSDFKKGAGAEIRLHMNSYYLFPTALFFNASYGFDQFDKVVEQGVATYGKEWRFYGGILFGFEIVNSKTAFTNPNRLR; encoded by the coding sequence ATGAAGAAACTACTTTCTGCTCTGACCATATTACTTTTATCGGGAAAATTATTCGCCCAGTTCACTGAATTTCATCCCGAACTGGATTGGTTTACAATTAAAGGAAAACACGTTGAAGTTCATTATCACAACGGAGCCGAACGAACAGCAAAAGTCGTAGCTAAAATTGCTGATGAAGTCTGGGATCCGATTTGCTCGCTCTATGATTATGAACCTGATAAAGTTCATTATGTGATTAAAGATCTTGACGATTACTCAAACGGAGCTACATATTTCTTCGATAACAAAATTGAAATATGGACAAGTGCACTTGATTTCGATCTTCGCGGAACACACAACTGGCTTCGTAATGTAATTTCTCACGAGTTCACTCATCTTGTGCAAATTCAGGCGGCAATGAAATTATCGCGTTCCGTTCCTGCTGTTTTTCTTCAATTGTTAAACTATCAGGAAGAAAGAAGACCTGATATTCTATATGGCTATCCTAACTATGTAATTTCTTATCCGATTGCATCTGTGAACGTTCCTGCGTGGTTCGCTGAAGGAACCGCTCAATATATGCGTCAGGAATTTGATTACGATAACTGGGATGCGCATCGCGATATGATTTTAAGAAGCTACGTTCTTGATGGAAATATGCTGACCTGGAATGAGATGGGAGTTTTCGGAAAAACAAGTCTCGGCAATGAGTCGGTATACAACTCAGGTTTTGCTTTAACGAGATACATTGCTCAACAGTATGGAGAAGATAAGCTTAGAGAGATAACTGAGAAACTAGGCAAGCTGGGCAACTTTACAATTGATGCAGCTTTTGAAGATGTTCTTAGAAAAGATGGAAATGAAATTTATAACGAATGGAAAAGTTTTCTTGAAAAAGACTATTCGGAGCGTGTTGAAAAAATCAGATCAAATATAGTGGAAGGTGATAAAATTGCAGATAAAGGATTTGGCAATTTTTATCCAACATTCAGCGAAGATGGAAAAAAGATTTACTACATCTCAAACAAGTCATCGGATTATTTCAGTCCTTCTTCGATTTATGAATATGATCTAGAAACTAAAACAGAAAAAACATTAGTCACTGGAGTTCGTTCAACTTACAGCTGGATTCCGGGAACAAATAAAATTCTCTACTCAAAGATTACTGAAGACAATCCAAATTGGTACAACGTTCATGATATATTTATTTACGATGTGGATGAAGATGATGAGATAAGATTAACAGAAAACCTTCGTGCGAATCAACCTGATGTTTCAAACGATGGAAAGAAAATTGTTTTTCTATTTCAGAAAGATGGAACTACCAATCTCGGAATTATTGATATCGATGGCAAAAATTTCAAAGCTCTCACAGAATTTAAAAATGGCGAGCAAGTTTACAATCCTAAATTCTCAAACGATGATTCATATATAATCTTTGATTATTCGTATCATCAGACAAGAGATATCGCAAAGGTAAGTGTTGATGGTACCGGTTATGAATTTGTAATTCAAACGGACAAAGATGAAAGAAATCCTGTTTTTGATAAAAACGAAAATATAATTTATGCATCAGATGAAACTGGCATTTACAATATCTATTCTTTTAATCCGGTGACTAAAGAAAAGAAACAGTTAACGAACGTTCTGGGCGGTGCATTTATGCCGGATGTTAATGAAAACGGTGAGTTGACTTATTCCGGATACACTTCATCCGGTTACAAAATTTTCTACGTGAATAATGATGAACAAAAAGATGTAAGTACATCAGCAAGTTATGTCTGGAGAAAAAATCCTCCGCTCGATATGACAAAGCCGAATGGTGATATTGAGCAGTTTGATATTGACTCGCTGAAAAATTTTAACGACTACGAAACTCCGGAATACACTGAATTAAAATACAGCGGTGCTTTTTCAACATTAAGTTTTTTCCCATACATCAGGTTTGATAATTACAATACTGAAAACAGTTTCTGGCAGAGAATAAAACCTGGTGTTTACGTTGCGTCAAATGATATGCTGAACCGATACTCAATATTTGCAGGTGCAGATATTAATGCTGTGTGGGAACGTGATTTGTTCTTCATCTTTGAATACAAAAACAAGCTTCCTTTGTTAAGTCTAATTGGGTTAAGACCAGAACTTTCTGCAGAACTTTACAGCGTAAGCAGGAAAGCAGATGTTGATGTTCTTTTCGGACCTGATACTGTAAATGGAAATGTAACCTACGATCAGATTATTCCAACTGAAGTTACGTACAATCTTTTGGAGTTTGATTTTGCTGCAAGACATCAAATAATCAATCGTTATAACGATCTTGAACTCCGATTTATTTTCAGCCGTTACACTGCAACTTTAGCAAGCTTTTTAATTCCGACAGATGGGGAACCGATTCTTTACCCAACTTCTGATGATACTTATTTTATCGGAAGAGATTTCAGAGTGAGCTATAACTTTGAAGCGCTCAAGCCAACACGTGATACTGATATAAACCCTGTTGGAATGTCTCTCGATTTAATTTACGATTACGAGTGGAATGAATTTAATGACGAAGGCGAGTATGTGATCGAAGATGGACTGCTTGTTCCAAAATACAATGATTACAATTTCCATCGTGTATTGTTTGACGGAAGTCTCTATTCACAACTGTGGGGAGATCACACTCTCACAACTCGACTCGTCGGTGGAACAATACTCGGACCTGCTGTTCCGGACTTTTTTGATTTTTATCTTGGCGGTTTGATAGGAATGAAAGCATATCCGTTTTATTCTATCAGCGGAAATGAAATTGCGTGGATAAATTTAACTTATCGTTTTCCGCTTTGGAGAAATATTGATTACAAGTTGAGCTTCCTCTATTTCGATAAAATATTTCTCTCATTTCATTTTGATTACGGCAATGCATGGACAGGTGATTTCACTTCGTTCTCCGATTTCAAAAAAGGTGCGGGTGCAGAAATCCGTCTTCATATGAACTCATATTATCTATTTCCGACGGCGCTTTTCTTTAATGCATCTTACGGCTTCGATCAATTCGATAAGGTCGTTGAACAGGGTGTTGCAACTTATGGGAAAGAATGGAGATTTTACGGAGGAATTCTTTTCGGATTCGAAATTGTCAATTCAAAAACAGCTTTTACAAATCCTAATCGTTTAAGGTAA
- the upp gene encoding uracil phosphoribosyltransferase encodes MKKNSSYKNLVLIQHPLVKKDISVLRDKKTNTEMFRAAVKRISNVMAVEISNAFSLKEIKVETPLERTKGYRLLHDVVLIPVLRAGLGMVDGFLEIIPDAKLGHVGLERNETTLKPNSYYLKTPKNLSKSDVILLDPMLATGGSASAAISFLKKRGAKNLSFACLIAAPEGVTKLLNDHPDLIIFTATLDRQLNKKGYILPGLGDAGDRTFGTL; translated from the coding sequence TTGAAGAAGAATTCATCTTATAAAAATCTTGTTCTCATACAGCACCCCTTGGTTAAAAAAGATATCTCTGTATTAAGAGACAAGAAAACCAACACTGAAATGTTCAGAGCTGCAGTAAAAAGAATTTCCAATGTGATGGCCGTTGAAATTAGTAATGCATTTTCTCTTAAGGAAATTAAAGTTGAAACTCCGCTTGAGAGAACCAAAGGTTATAGACTACTCCACGACGTTGTACTAATTCCTGTGCTTCGTGCCGGACTAGGAATGGTTGATGGCTTTCTGGAGATAATACCAGATGCAAAGCTTGGGCACGTTGGTCTTGAACGAAATGAAACTACTCTTAAGCCAAACAGTTATTATTTAAAGACCCCAAAGAATTTAAGTAAGTCTGATGTAATATTACTTGACCCGATGTTAGCAACAGGTGGCAGTGCATCGGCTGCAATAAGTTTTTTAAAAAAACGCGGAGCAAAGAATTTGTCGTTTGCTTGTCTAATTGCCGCACCTGAGGGAGTTACTAAATTATTAAATGATCATCCTGATTTAATAATCTTTACTGCTACACTTGATCGTCAATTAAATAAAAAAGGATACATACTTCCAGGTTTGGGTGATGCAGGAGATCGCACGTTTGGTACACTATAA
- a CDS encoding T9SS type A sorting domain-containing protein, whose amino-acid sequence MKYLLLSILVVFELGRLSAQSFIGKLNPFPATNQTITAADDTLKILAIMVNFQEDADGTTFGNGKFGTIYSQNYGSDILDPLPHDKKYFESHLLFVKNYFAKVSKGKLEIEYTVLPDTFSVSDRMRNYSPDPGSDDFTNIADFAVEAWTKADQVYPGFNFSDYDVFLIFHAGVGRDISLPGSIGNERDLPSLYLSDNAFKEIYGNNFEGIPVSGGSFKITNSMIIPETESREVQTISGTFLFEITINGLLCASVGSHLGLPDLFDTETGLSAIGRFGLMDGQSIFAYLGTYPPEPSPWEKIRLGWAEPVTMEIQNADVSLVTNLAASISDTIILKVPLNSSEYYLIENRIRDAYNDGSTISYAVGDLVRTKTFPNDTTGYRSFDVDSLSGVIVDVDEFDWAVPGNGIVIWHIDENVINEKIADNKVNTDKTRRGVDVEEADGVQDIGEVFYTIFGDQVIGEGFEEDFWYADNPSELFENRFAKDTRPNTLTNTGANSLITIKDFSEIDNRMSFRVEFGDSIIKPLYSFKFPSAPTQAFAGKLSSIVFNDEVYFIAVDDNYTLYVIRGDSLIYKSSEYFSIGKPAVTIFNNVLYIFCPELGELNFWMTDGSINNTGQLIVPPILSNCVINTKLSGEKELWFGSWTGSIYKYSLGSLPNVAPELKDSIYFGNYNINHLAVHEDFYAITCTPKIPPADTKIYISSSGSLLIMDDFVQDLALTKDRDGNIIALLLTQKFTPPIHMGRLYVIQGSNILNVVEYSGDHIPLTFSLSDLKRDGNVYILTSNKSIVEANNFEGTMADNFPFQFNSEYRGTTPISADFEGDNRPEIVFATNEGDIYAIDGGSGKLIPGFPISLGHAYSTLSFFNLNGKVNLVAANYDGLLQAWSISSAEGEIIWKEQFANSENTSFIDAAENTNRINEFFPANRAYNYPNPVCEGTTNIRYYVSEDSKINIKIFDLAGDFVAELNDEAQGGMDNETVWNVGDIQSGVYLARIEAVCDCGKTEQAVIKIAVVK is encoded by the coding sequence ATGAAATATCTTCTTCTCTCTATTCTTGTAGTATTTGAATTGGGCAGACTATCTGCCCAATCTTTTATTGGAAAGCTTAATCCTTTCCCGGCAACAAATCAGACAATAACAGCAGCCGATGATACATTAAAAATTCTTGCGATAATGGTAAACTTCCAGGAAGATGCTGACGGAACAACTTTCGGAAATGGAAAGTTTGGTACTATTTACTCCCAGAATTATGGCAGCGATATTTTAGATCCTCTTCCCCATGATAAAAAATATTTTGAGTCTCATCTTCTGTTTGTGAAAAATTATTTTGCCAAAGTTTCGAAGGGAAAGCTGGAAATTGAATACACGGTTTTACCTGATACTTTTTCTGTTTCTGATAGAATGAGGAATTATTCTCCGGATCCCGGCTCAGATGATTTTACGAACATTGCAGATTTTGCTGTTGAGGCGTGGACGAAAGCTGATCAAGTATATCCCGGATTTAACTTCAGCGATTATGATGTATTCCTGATCTTTCATGCCGGAGTTGGAAGAGATATTTCGCTTCCCGGAAGCATTGGAAATGAAAGAGACCTGCCGTCACTCTACTTGAGTGATAATGCTTTCAAAGAAATTTACGGAAATAATTTTGAAGGTATCCCTGTATCCGGTGGTTCATTCAAAATTACAAACAGTATGATAATTCCTGAAACAGAAAGCAGGGAAGTCCAAACTATCAGCGGAACATTTTTATTTGAAATTACAATTAACGGCTTGCTCTGTGCGAGTGTTGGAAGCCATCTCGGTTTACCGGATTTATTTGATACTGAAACTGGACTTAGTGCAATCGGAAGATTCGGTCTGATGGATGGACAAAGTATTTTTGCCTATTTAGGAACATATCCACCTGAACCTTCTCCCTGGGAAAAAATAAGATTGGGTTGGGCTGAACCAGTAACAATGGAAATTCAAAATGCAGATGTAAGTCTTGTTACAAACCTGGCTGCGAGTATTAGTGATACTATCATCCTAAAAGTTCCTCTAAATTCTTCTGAATATTATTTAATAGAAAACCGAATTCGTGATGCTTATAATGATGGTTCAACGATTTCTTATGCAGTTGGTGATCTTGTAAGGACGAAGACTTTCCCAAATGATACAACCGGTTACCGCAGCTTTGATGTTGATTCACTCTCAGGAGTTATTGTTGATGTTGATGAATTTGACTGGGCTGTTCCCGGAAATGGAATTGTTATCTGGCACATTGACGAAAATGTTATCAACGAAAAAATTGCTGATAACAAAGTAAACACAGATAAAACCCGTCGCGGAGTTGATGTTGAAGAAGCCGATGGTGTGCAGGATATCGGTGAAGTCTTTTATACAATTTTCGGTGACCAGGTAATTGGTGAAGGATTTGAGGAAGATTTCTGGTATGCTGATAATCCTTCCGAGTTATTTGAAAACCGTTTTGCAAAAGACACACGACCAAATACTCTAACCAACACAGGTGCAAACAGTTTAATTACAATTAAAGATTTTTCTGAGATCGATAACCGAATGAGCTTTAGAGTTGAGTTTGGTGATTCAATTATTAAACCATTGTACTCATTCAAATTTCCATCTGCACCAACTCAAGCATTTGCTGGAAAACTATCGTCCATAGTTTTTAATGATGAAGTATATTTTATTGCTGTCGATGACAACTATACTTTATATGTTATCAGAGGAGATTCATTGATTTATAAATCGTCGGAATACTTCTCTATTGGTAAACCAGCCGTGACAATTTTCAACAATGTTCTATACATTTTTTGTCCGGAACTTGGAGAATTAAACTTTTGGATGACCGATGGTTCAATCAATAATACTGGACAACTGATAGTACCACCAATATTAAGTAACTGTGTAATTAATACTAAATTGAGTGGTGAGAAGGAGTTATGGTTTGGCTCCTGGACTGGCAGTATATATAAATATTCTTTGGGTTCTTTACCTAATGTTGCTCCTGAATTGAAGGATAGTATCTACTTTGGCAATTATAATATTAATCATCTTGCAGTACACGAGGATTTTTATGCTATAACTTGTACTCCCAAAATACCTCCTGCTGATACAAAAATCTACATTAGTTCATCCGGTTCATTGTTAATTATGGATGATTTTGTACAAGATTTAGCATTAACAAAAGATCGGGATGGAAATATTATTGCGCTACTTCTTACTCAGAAATTTACTCCGCCAATTCATATGGGAAGACTTTATGTAATACAAGGCAGTAACATTTTAAATGTTGTAGAATATTCCGGTGATCATATACCGCTTACTTTTTCACTCTCTGATCTAAAAAGAGATGGTAATGTTTATATCCTTACATCGAACAAGTCAATAGTTGAAGCCAACAATTTTGAAGGCACAATGGCTGATAATTTTCCATTTCAGTTCAATAGTGAATACCGTGGAACTACACCAATATCTGCAGATTTTGAAGGGGATAACAGACCTGAGATTGTTTTTGCAACAAACGAAGGTGATATATATGCTATTGACGGTGGGTCAGGCAAATTGATTCCTGGTTTTCCAATATCTTTAGGTCATGCATATTCAACACTTTCGTTTTTTAATTTAAATGGTAAAGTCAATTTGGTGGCTGCAAATTATGACGGTTTATTGCAAGCCTGGTCTATTAGTTCGGCTGAAGGTGAAATTATTTGGAAGGAACAATTTGCCAACAGTGAGAACACCTCATTCATTGACGCTGCAGAAAATACAAACAGGATAAATGAGTTCTTTCCTGCAAACAGAGCATACAACTATCCGAATCCTGTCTGCGAAGGAACAACAAATATACGTTATTATGTTTCTGAAGATTCAAAAATCAACATAAAGATTTTCGATCTTGCAGGAGATTTTGTTGCAGAGCTGAACGATGAAGCTCAGGGTGGAATGGATAATGAAACTGTCTGGAATGTTGGCGATATTCAAAGCGGAGTTTATCTCGCGCGAATCGAAGCTGTCTGCGATTGCGGCAAAACAGAACAAGCAGTTATTAAAATAGCGGTCGTAAAGTAA
- the der gene encoding ribosome biogenesis GTPase Der, with translation MKTPLVVIVGRPNVGKSTLFNRLIGKRDAIVDDVSGVTRDRIYGEADWSGKKFQVIDTGGYVPESEDVFETAIREQVEIAISEADSILFVVDVRDGILPIDKEIMTMLRASGRQFFLIVNKADAPNFDAAAAEFYRLGVNKIYPVSALSGRNLGDLLEEVTKEFSDEIEIDEDPRLKIAIVGRPNVGKSSLVNSLLGEERSIVTDIPGTTRDSIDSIMKYYGEEIVLIDTAGLRKKKKVQESIEFYSNIRSLKAIGECDVAVVLIDSMIGLEKQDQKIIDEVVRWRKGLIIAINKWDLVEKDSNTSAFYEKALHQKMGAIDYAEIIFISALTKQRIFKLIELSKRVSEERKKKIPTKELNDFLLPEIEKSPPHTTPSGKEVKIKYITQIGEHYPIFAFFCNYPKHVGDNYKRFLEKLIRSQWGFNGVPMTLSFKSKSSKDE, from the coding sequence ATGAAAACACCTTTAGTTGTAATAGTTGGAAGACCGAACGTCGGGAAATCTACGCTCTTTAACAGGCTTATTGGAAAAAGAGATGCGATTGTTGATGATGTAAGCGGCGTTACTCGAGATAGAATTTACGGTGAAGCAGATTGGTCAGGTAAAAAGTTTCAGGTGATCGATACCGGCGGATACGTTCCTGAAAGTGAAGATGTGTTTGAGACTGCAATCCGTGAACAGGTGGAAATAGCAATCAGTGAAGCGGATAGTATTTTATTCGTAGTTGATGTCCGTGATGGTATTCTCCCAATCGATAAAGAAATAATGACGATGTTACGAGCTTCCGGCCGGCAGTTTTTTCTTATTGTTAACAAAGCCGACGCACCGAACTTCGATGCAGCCGCAGCAGAATTCTATAGACTTGGTGTCAATAAAATTTATCCCGTCTCTGCACTAAGCGGAAGAAATCTCGGTGATCTGCTCGAAGAAGTAACAAAAGAATTCAGTGACGAAATTGAAATAGATGAAGATCCCAGACTTAAAATTGCAATCGTTGGCAGACCAAATGTTGGAAAGTCTTCGCTTGTAAATTCACTTCTTGGCGAAGAGAGAAGTATCGTTACGGATATTCCCGGGACTACCCGCGACAGTATCGATTCAATCATGAAATATTACGGTGAAGAAATAGTACTGATTGATACGGCAGGGCTTCGTAAGAAGAAAAAAGTTCAGGAGAGCATTGAATTTTATTCAAACATAAGATCTCTAAAAGCGATAGGCGAGTGTGATGTTGCAGTTGTTCTTATTGATTCAATGATCGGTTTAGAAAAGCAGGACCAGAAAATTATTGACGAAGTTGTTCGCTGGAGGAAAGGGCTGATCATTGCCATCAATAAATGGGATCTTGTTGAAAAAGATTCAAACACATCTGCGTTTTATGAAAAGGCGCTTCATCAGAAAATGGGTGCAATTGATTATGCTGAAATAATTTTTATCTCAGCTTTGACAAAGCAGAGAATCTTCAAACTTATTGAACTAAGTAAACGGGTGAGTGAAGAACGTAAAAAGAAAATTCCGACAAAAGAGCTAAATGATTTTCTTCTTCCTGAGATTGAAAAATCACCACCGCATACAACTCCATCAGGTAAAGAAGTTAAAATAAAATACATTACTCAGATCGGCGAGCACTATCCGATTTTTGCTTTCTTCTGTAATTACCCGAAACACGTTGGAGATAATTATAAAAGATTTCTAGAAAAACTTATTCGAAGTCAATGGGGATTTAACGGTGTACCAATGACTTTGAGTTTTAAATCCAAATCTTCAAAGGACGAGTAG